In the Bacillota bacterium genome, AGGGCCCAATAATCATTGCATCAATTCCATCCACGGAAAATATATCGTCTAAATTTGCGATGGCATCTAAGTGTTCAATCTGCACACAAACAAAAGTTTCCTCGTTTGCATTCTTCATGTACTTGTCAAATGAAAAGCCATAACCATGACTTCTTCCAAATCCAACACCTCTTGTGCCAAGAGGAGGATACTTAACAGAATCAACCAGGTACTCAGCTTGCTCAGCATTGTTAATCAAAGGAGCTATTACACCCATTGCACCAAGATCAAGATACTTTTTCGTCACTTCGTAGTTATTCCCAGGTAATCTGACGAAAGGGAGACATTTTGGATTACCAGCTTGTATAGCTTGAAAAATTTGTTGGCAAATTTGAAAATCCGCAACAGAATGTTCTGTATCCACAACCAGGAAATCAAATCCACAATTGCTCATTATTTCCGCAACAACCGGGCTAGCAGTATTGATCCAACTTCCAAGTAAAAATTCTTTGTCGTTCGTTATCTTCATTTTCTTCTCAAAATAATTTCACCTAATATTAAATATGCCAAATGAAACAAACTTACTACTTAATATATCAATTAATCAGGTTGTCAGAAATGGACATAAGTTCAAAGTAATCTTCAAAACTACCTAGAATACCTGGCAATTTAAGCATACTTTGGTTAAAAG is a window encoding:
- a CDS encoding 2,4-dihydroxyhept-2-ene-1,7-dioic acid aldolase, with protein sequence MKITNDKEFLLGSWINTASPVVAEIMSNCGFDFLVVDTEHSVADFQICQQIFQAIQAGNPKCLPFVRLPGNNYEVTKKYLDLGAMGVIAPLINNAEQAEYLVDSVKYPPLGTRGVGFGRSHGYGFSFDKYMKNANEETFVCVQIEHLDAIANLDDIFSVDGIDAMIIGPYDLSASMGMTGQFNNPEFIKVKNEILMKAKKHNLMPGIHVVQPEPENVINQIQAGFKFIAYSLDITVIGKFFREGVNQIKEMKK